A section of the Roseivirga sp. BDSF3-8 genome encodes:
- a CDS encoding OmpA family protein, giving the protein MTIQPSTLLLLIITALTPLAASGQNVEWASTVIEVSSEYSYPQYSALQTLGRPNVLPAGGESPNAWVPRRPNKSEFIKVGFRNPIRIKQVAIGESFNPGSVSKVFAYDSTGVEYLLYELTPQPLELSGRVLNINVDKTPYKVHAIKVVIDGNAVPGYNAIDAIGISSTQYPITAGINIATNLDPALRVERVGPAINSPYAEYGPIVSPDGKQMYFSRLNHPDNVGGEDDPEDIWVADINEETGQWEEARNIGPPLNNDQPNFINAISSDGNTMVLLLGNIYEGNRMIPGISFSRKVDGEFQEPTPVEIKDDYNLSPKANYYVSNDQEVLLMAIQRDDSHGDRDLYVSFQQEDSSYSVPLNLGSVVNSAGEEAGPFLSSDGKTMFYSSRGFSGYGGTDIYVTRRLDSTWTNWTEPENLGNVINSKDDDLFFNLPKEGNYAYFVKSQEEGNTDIFRVSLPLFYEAPAVVFIQGNVYEKRENEKIPLQANIEVQNLSSSEVIDTLESNSEGFFEILLPAGNRYGFTPQADKFLPISDNIDLTADTSYREMKKDLYLVSKEYAAPITINNVFFAFNSSAIQSDSKLGLNRLADLLKKNEDLRIRITGHTDNVGDDAYNLTLSRERARAIKNYLVGEGVDPDRLATEGKGESNPVEDNNTEEGRRQNRRVEFRIISE; this is encoded by the coding sequence ATGACTATCCAACCATCAACCTTACTACTTTTAATCATTACGGCGCTGACCCCTTTGGCAGCTTCAGGTCAGAATGTGGAATGGGCCAGTACAGTAATAGAAGTTTCCTCAGAATACTCTTATCCACAGTACTCAGCTCTTCAGACCCTGGGCAGACCTAATGTACTACCCGCCGGAGGAGAAAGCCCAAATGCATGGGTTCCCCGAAGACCCAATAAATCAGAATTTATTAAAGTCGGGTTCCGAAACCCTATTCGCATAAAACAAGTAGCCATCGGGGAAAGCTTTAATCCAGGCTCGGTTTCCAAGGTATTTGCCTATGATAGCACCGGAGTCGAGTACCTGCTTTACGAACTTACTCCCCAGCCCCTGGAACTTAGCGGGAGAGTACTTAATATCAATGTTGATAAAACTCCATATAAGGTCCATGCCATAAAGGTCGTAATTGATGGTAATGCTGTACCCGGCTATAATGCAATTGACGCTATAGGCATCTCAAGTACACAATATCCAATTACGGCAGGTATAAACATTGCCACAAATTTAGATCCTGCTCTAAGAGTAGAGCGTGTAGGACCAGCAATTAACAGCCCCTATGCAGAATACGGACCCATTGTTTCGCCCGATGGCAAACAGATGTACTTCAGCCGCCTTAATCACCCGGACAATGTAGGGGGTGAAGATGACCCGGAGGACATCTGGGTAGCAGATATTAACGAGGAAACCGGCCAGTGGGAAGAAGCGCGTAACATAGGCCCCCCTCTTAATAATGATCAGCCTAACTTCATCAATGCCATCTCAAGTGATGGTAATACCATGGTTCTCTTGTTGGGAAATATTTACGAAGGCAACCGGATGATACCAGGCATTTCATTCAGCCGTAAAGTAGATGGTGAATTTCAGGAGCCCACTCCTGTAGAAATAAAGGATGACTACAACCTTTCCCCCAAGGCTAACTACTACGTAAGCAATGACCAGGAAGTGCTTCTCATGGCTATACAGCGTGATGATTCACACGGTGACCGTGATCTGTACGTGTCATTTCAACAGGAAGATAGTTCTTATAGTGTTCCCCTAAACCTGGGGAGTGTAGTCAACTCAGCCGGAGAAGAAGCGGGTCCCTTTTTATCCTCAGACGGAAAAACAATGTTTTACAGCTCTCGCGGATTCAGCGGATATGGAGGCACTGACATTTATGTTACTCGCCGGCTGGATAGCACTTGGACTAACTGGACTGAACCTGAAAACCTGGGCAACGTTATCAATTCAAAGGATGATGATCTCTTCTTTAATCTGCCTAAGGAGGGTAATTATGCCTATTTTGTAAAATCACAGGAAGAAGGCAATACGGACATTTTCAGAGTATCCTTACCTCTCTTTTACGAAGCTCCTGCAGTGGTTTTCATTCAGGGAAATGTCTATGAGAAAAGAGAAAATGAAAAAATTCCCCTTCAGGCAAATATTGAAGTACAAAACCTGAGCAGTTCAGAGGTTATCGATACCCTGGAATCAAATAGTGAGGGCTTTTTTGAAATTCTGCTGCCTGCGGGTAACAGATATGGATTTACTCCACAAGCAGATAAGTTCTTACCTATTAGCGATAACATTGACCTGACGGCGGATACCTCTTACCGGGAAATGAAGAAAGACCTGTATTTGGTAAGTAAAGAATACGCTGCTCCCATCACTATCAATAATGTATTTTTTGCCTTTAACAGCAGTGCGATTCAGTCAGACAGTAAGCTCGGACTGAATAGATTGGCTGACCTTTTAAAGAAGAACGAAGACCTGAGAATCAGAATTACCGGGCATACAGATAATGTGGGTGACGATGCATACAACCTCACACTATCCCGTGAAAGAGCCCGGGCCATCAAAAATTATCTGGTAGGTGAAGGGGTGGACCCTGATCGCCTGGCAACAGAAGGCAAAGGAGAAAGTAATCCGGTTGAGGATAATAATACCGAAGAAGGGAGAAGGCAGAACCGAAGGGTAGAGTTCAGAATAATAAGTGAATAA
- a CDS encoding OmpA family protein — protein MNSRFNLICGFCLLFLLTTIGLQAHAQSPDKKPVRIIKILGQVTDSENQQPLLAKVSYEKIPYGSIVGISNTKQMQGDYAFFVPGNGAYKVVVSAPGYKDEMAEIAFTDSTHSDSVYVRHFELIPQGVGRVIRLEKLIFKVGDYQITEPSYQELDELAKTLLENPQMEIQLEGHTDYRGGHKANLKLSQKRVDAVRDYLVSKGVSKNRIKTKAFGGSQPLTRENTEEARRLNRRVEVRIIKN, from the coding sequence ATGAACTCGAGGTTTAATCTCATTTGTGGATTTTGTCTGCTTTTCCTGTTAACCACAATCGGCCTTCAGGCTCATGCTCAATCTCCTGATAAAAAACCTGTACGCATAATAAAAATACTGGGGCAGGTAACCGACAGTGAAAACCAACAGCCACTTCTGGCAAAGGTGAGCTACGAAAAAATCCCCTACGGAAGTATCGTTGGAATTTCAAATACAAAACAGATGCAAGGCGACTATGCATTTTTTGTACCTGGTAATGGCGCTTATAAAGTAGTCGTGTCCGCACCAGGCTACAAAGATGAAATGGCCGAGATTGCCTTTACGGACAGTACTCATTCCGATAGTGTGTATGTCAGGCATTTTGAACTAATACCCCAGGGTGTCGGACGCGTTATTCGTCTTGAAAAGCTCATTTTTAAGGTCGGAGATTATCAGATCACCGAACCATCCTATCAGGAACTGGATGAACTGGCAAAGACCCTTCTTGAAAATCCACAAATGGAAATACAGCTTGAAGGCCATACTGACTACCGTGGCGGACATAAAGCCAACCTTAAACTATCTCAAAAAAGAGTAGATGCTGTCAGGGATTACCTTGTATCCAAAGGAGTATCCAAGAATAGGATTAAAACGAAAGCTTTTGGAGGATCTCAGCCCCTTACCCGGGAAAATACAGAAGAGGCGCGGAGGCTGAACCGGCGCGTGGAGGTGCGCATCATCAAAAATTAA